Proteins encoded within one genomic window of Phototrophicus methaneseepsis:
- a CDS encoding nuclease-related domain-containing protein, with translation MRNVVPRRALARRSRTFLTYALFLALLGILALVIGIGLFVIPLVVPSNPSYSLYDLVRHVLIGVGVIFILLAIGIAIRALTWRTDNTLAESTGHALSEFLNDDYLFLRNVSKMAVGYIDAVLIGPPGVLVFRIVDREGVFYNEGVRWMQQREKGEWTPLNWSPSEEAVEDIKKLREYLKRRDLEYVQVWGVVVFTKSPPVTQITLENPQVAVAFIDELSYKLSDTYFAKVRVEKDDLAKLAKLLLN, from the coding sequence ATGCGTAATGTCGTTCCGCGTCGGGCGTTGGCGCGACGGTCGCGCACTTTTTTGACATATGCACTCTTTTTAGCCTTGTTAGGGATATTGGCCCTGGTTATTGGCATTGGCCTGTTTGTAATTCCGCTTGTTGTTCCCAGTAATCCCTCTTATTCGCTGTATGATCTTGTCCGGCATGTGCTGATTGGCGTTGGCGTCATTTTTATTTTGCTCGCCATCGGTATCGCGATCCGGGCATTGACGTGGCGTACAGATAATACGCTGGCGGAGAGCACAGGTCATGCTCTGTCTGAGTTCCTGAACGATGATTACCTCTTTTTGCGTAATGTCAGTAAGATGGCCGTCGGCTACATCGACGCGGTACTGATTGGCCCACCGGGTGTGCTTGTTTTCCGTATTGTGGACCGTGAAGGGGTCTTCTACAACGAGGGCGTGCGTTGGATGCAGCAACGAGAAAAAGGCGAATGGACGCCTTTGAATTGGAGCCCCAGCGAAGAAGCCGTTGAAGACATCAAAAAACTGCGGGAGTATCTCAAGCGCCGTGATCTGGAGTATGTGCAGGTGTGGGGCGTGGTCGTCTTTACCAAATCGCCCCCTGTGACGCAGATTACCCTTGAGAACCCCCAGGTGGCGGTGGCGTTCATTGATGAGTTGTCTTATAAGCTCAGCGATACATACTTTGCGAAAGTCCGTGTCGAAAAAGATGATCTCGCAAAGCTAGCCAAACTCCTCCTCAATTAG
- a CDS encoding response regulator: MHWLIAEDEPDIRNLVAMMCQVWGHQPMTFESGQKAWDWLDKVEAGDFTGDLPDLALMDIRMPGYRGDEVAQRIRKTASLKDIPIVLMTAFVLSDEERKTMMEEAGVDMIINKPLPDFGDLKKLIDQVIASRQAS; the protein is encoded by the coding sequence TTGCATTGGTTAATCGCGGAAGACGAGCCTGACATTCGCAATTTGGTCGCTATGATGTGCCAGGTATGGGGGCATCAGCCCATGACCTTTGAAAGTGGGCAAAAGGCCTGGGACTGGCTGGATAAAGTCGAAGCAGGCGATTTTACAGGCGATCTACCGGATCTGGCGCTCATGGACATCCGCATGCCCGGCTACCGTGGTGATGAAGTGGCCCAGCGCATCCGCAAGACAGCTTCACTCAAGGATATTCCGATTGTCCTGATGACGGCCTTCGTCCTTTCTGACGAAGAACGTAAAACGATGATGGAAGAGGCGGGTGTTGATATGATTATCAACAAGCCACTGCCGGATTTTGGTGATCTGAAGAAGCTCATTGATCAGGTCATTGCCAGTCGGCAAGCCTCTTAA
- a CDS encoding sensor histidine kinase — MSDPNPSNIPLPPPPSDKEVNEAFQQIHELGTATESFFSRLYDNFTKRNELKKAQASLTLAQHQLHQSLNEKQRLASLVQNKQSELNRLYRILSRISEGIIMQDVKGRMVMINDAARQLIGSERNFWKSELGTLFNDYKDIQDVDSELALLGEPSQVEVNGHVLEAQLTAVGDSAGQRLGTIIIIRDITRDTLASRIKNSFVSHISHELNTPMNVMRVASEILMNQEENEPPNRRMLQLLSRNIDILDRMVDELLDVSEMSGGTFSIEAKPMLLTPIIWQVKETFLTSIAGAGLYCFTMIEHEESLTITGDDKRLEWAISHLVRNAIDYNERGGLVEISAGIEDNGEDSYVVLTVRDTGVGISPKDQANVFELFYRGEPITRSGKRLDPRGLGQGLYIARTIIEAHGGSLHMSTEVGQGSEFTVLLPYRAQPALAS, encoded by the coding sequence ATGAGCGATCCCAATCCATCCAATATTCCTCTGCCGCCGCCACCTTCTGACAAGGAAGTGAACGAGGCATTCCAACAAATTCATGAATTGGGCACAGCGACAGAGAGTTTCTTCAGCCGTTTGTACGATAACTTCACCAAGCGCAACGAGCTAAAGAAGGCGCAAGCCTCCTTGACATTGGCACAACATCAACTGCATCAGAGCCTGAACGAAAAGCAGCGACTCGCCAGCCTGGTCCAGAATAAACAGTCGGAACTCAATCGGCTTTATCGCATCCTATCGCGCATCAGCGAAGGCATCATCATGCAGGATGTGAAGGGCCGCATGGTCATGATTAATGATGCCGCACGCCAGCTCATTGGCAGCGAGCGAAACTTCTGGAAGAGCGAACTCGGTACACTTTTTAACGATTATAAAGATATACAAGATGTGGACAGCGAACTCGCCTTGTTAGGCGAACCTTCTCAGGTTGAAGTAAACGGGCACGTCCTGGAAGCACAGCTCACTGCTGTGGGTGATAGTGCAGGACAGCGCCTGGGTACGATCATCATCATCCGCGACATCACCCGCGATACCCTGGCGAGCCGTATTAAAAACAGCTTCGTCTCGCACATTTCGCACGAACTCAACACACCTATGAACGTCATGCGTGTAGCGAGCGAAATCCTGATGAACCAGGAAGAAAATGAGCCGCCTAATCGCCGTATGCTGCAACTGCTCAGTCGTAACATTGATATTCTCGACCGCATGGTAGACGAATTGCTCGATGTCTCTGAGATGAGCGGCGGCACTTTCAGTATTGAGGCCAAACCGATGCTGCTAACGCCCATCATCTGGCAAGTTAAAGAGACCTTCCTAACGAGCATCGCCGGGGCGGGATTGTACTGCTTCACCATGATCGAACATGAGGAATCGCTCACCATCACAGGTGATGACAAACGCCTGGAATGGGCTATCAGCCATCTGGTGCGCAACGCCATCGACTATAACGAACGCGGCGGACTGGTCGAAATTTCTGCCGGGATCGAAGACAACGGCGAAGATAGTTACGTCGTGCTCACCGTCCGTGATACAGGCGTTGGCATCTCTCCCAAAGATCAAGCCAATGTCTTTGAGCTGTTCTATCGTGGCGAACCGATCACGCGGTCCGGCAAGCGGCTGGACCCACGCGGCCTGGGCCAGGGCCTTTATATTGCTCGCACCATTATCGAAGCCCATGGTGGCAGCCTGCATATGTCCACCGAGGTGGGCCAGGGGAGCGAATTC
- a CDS encoding response regulator → MSTWMVVEDEPDIYEVLLAMFEMWGIEGVAFVDGEESVDWIDDVDNGRFKGELPELALLDVRLPGDIDGVQVAERLRESPVLGKIAIVLTSGYKLPPAEKDEAMKSTQADLWLPKPLPKFNELQGTLESVIAKRRQQNAVSAVVRQSDAKKSATATGPNGVTKSAESKKSTGKGGASNGKKSLKNESDTPVS, encoded by the coding sequence TTGTCTACGTGGATGGTTGTTGAAGACGAACCGGATATTTATGAAGTATTGCTCGCCATGTTTGAAATGTGGGGCATTGAAGGTGTCGCCTTCGTGGATGGTGAGGAATCCGTTGACTGGATTGATGATGTTGATAACGGACGCTTTAAAGGGGAACTGCCTGAGCTTGCTCTTTTAGATGTGCGTCTGCCTGGCGATATTGATGGCGTCCAGGTCGCTGAGCGCCTGCGTGAGAGCCCCGTCCTGGGCAAAATCGCTATTGTCCTGACCTCAGGCTATAAGTTGCCGCCTGCGGAAAAAGACGAAGCGATGAAATCGACCCAGGCTGATTTGTGGCTGCCAAAGCCACTGCCCAAATTCAATGAGTTACAGGGTACGCTGGAATCCGTGATTGCCAAGCGTCGCCAGCAAAATGCTGTCTCGGCAGTTGTACGTCAATCCGATGCGAAAAAATCCGCAACAGCGACAGGCCCTAATGGGGTGACAAAATCTGCTGAATCGAAGAAATCAACGGGTAAAGGTGGCGCGTCAAACGGCAAAAAGAGCCTCAAAAATGAGAGCGATACGCCTGTTTCTTAG